The Elaeis guineensis isolate ETL-2024a chromosome 3, EG11, whole genome shotgun sequence region cggacgaaggagcttccgaccggcgcctgacttaaggcacgggctgaaaagaaaaatgaaagaaaggtcgggcccatgctgaacccagcaggcccccgaccgatagtcgggtctcgccaccccgacgtatccaaaagtcaccccggcagCAGACTCCAAGGCTGACACGCCcctggtatgactcctacactcctctctccgctcctcgtgcgcagatcctaatggagatcgagggggaagaatacctgcgacggcctcggcctctgaaggcaaaaggctccgaccgacacggccgatcgtcgatcgccgaatcaacggctcgatcaccgatcgccgaaccgacggcctcagcctttgaaggcaaaaggcttcgaccgacacggccgatcgtcgatcgccgaatcaacggctcgatcaccgatcgccgaaccgacggcctcgacctctgaaggcaaaaggctccgaccgacacggccgatcgtcgatcgccgaatcaacggctcgatcaccgatcgccgaaccgacggcctcggcctctgaaggcaaaaggctccgaccgacacggccgatcgttgatcgccgaatcaacggctcgatcaccgatcgccgaaccgacggcctcggcctctgaaggcaaagggcttcgactaatgcggctggctaacttgccgacttagcttcgactaagaaaggcaaaatgccaagacgaccgcagtcgcattcgcgacataccgatctggtcatgaccgatcgaaggatattcggcttgccaccgtttatcatacatcccgacgcatacgtccgaccaagggctggacaatggatattcgacttgccatcgtcatcctatccgaatacgtcggatgctactcgactatcagattctgcagaatgatcgtgtcgacgagcaacgttcggaggttggccgacctccgacccgacgtgcatgctcgacctacagtcaggacgatcgatattggatcgttcgttgatgtgatcgccagagtcggggcaggaaaagacggaacaccactcctttcgtccgaagccgtcgcccacgtgttcacgcgagccaacacgacatcgggctcaggagtggaggggggcaactgttggggaatccccaccgaccgacttacggtcgaaggggccgactggccgaccgaccgactggccgaccccgacggacgactctgactggccgactccgactggccgaccgaccgactggccgaccgaccgactggccgactccgacggccgaaggacgactccgactggccgaccccgacggacgactccgactggccgaccccgacggacgactccgacggccgaccgaccgactggccgaccccgacggacgactccgactggccgaccccgacggacgactccgactggccgaccccgacggacgactccgacggcggACCGACcggctggccgaccccgacggacgactccgactggccgaccccgacggacgactccgactggccgaccgaccgactggccgactccgacggccgaccgaccgactggccgaccgaccgaccgaccgactggccgaccgaccaggaagtctgatggccgactcactcgccgaccaatggaggagcccgacacaactcagctggctaccgactttgggtcggtcggctcctccaaccaccgtacagccgccagacgttgtcagctctgacacggacatgcggcgcagttacctaggggcattgtcccgtcgagagcggggtcaaccctggtgattggacggccatacggcgacatgacgttttcacggcgactctgacagtccacagtgagttgacaggttCTCACTTGtccgtgccattaatgacggcgccatgctgtgctccactatataaaccggggaaggcaacagtgcaagggatcgatccgctccgtctctcccacaaACGCAGGCttgcccctctttctctctccctctctcaaagctctctgtctacatttcactgttgcccagtcacctctctgacttgaccgtcggagggtccccaccggagccgcctccggtcagtgcggatttccttttgcaggtgcacgcttcccggcgatagggcgacgaggcgattggccgcaacagatttcacTGTTGTGCGCACGTGTTAAGGTTACGGAGCCTTCCCCTCTCCACCACTAcgcaaggtattgtccgctttcccCGACGGCGCCGCCCATACGGGCCGCACGCGATCGACAGGTCACGGTTTTGTCCTCTCTACCCCTCTtgggcaaaaggcgcctcacgggGTAAGAGGGAGCCCGCactacttaagcacatgcacacaccagagttgcccgatgtgggactattaagggatgtccccccacagcctgcccacaacagatgccccccactctggagggtgcaGGTGTTGAGCGACAGGGGGCGGGttacccctacctggcgcgccactgtTGTGCGCACGTGTTAAGGTTACGGAGCCTTCCCCTCTCCACCACTAcgcaaggtattgtccgctttcccCAACGGCGCCGCCCATACGGGCCGCACGCGATCGACAGGTCACGGTTTTGTCCTCTCTACCCCTCTTGGGCAAAAGGCGCCTCATGGGGTAAGAGGGAGCCCGCactacttaagcacatgcacacaccagagttgcccgatgtgggactattaagggaggtccccccacagcctgcccacaacacGTACAAACTTTAAACTTTAACCCAAAAAATAGGAAAATAAGGAAAGATTGCCCATCCCGAAAGAAATTTTAAGTACAATTCGAAATTCGAATTGCAATATGAACATCGAAACAACTTATTTTGGATAGAAATTGATACAATAAAGGAACGAGTCGAGTGGGAATCAGGGAGCAAAACCCTAACTTCTGGATTGGGAGAACCAGGAGAGGAGGGTGGAGGCGAGCTCCTCCGATTTCCGGCCGGAATCCCTCCCGCCCCACTCGTTTCGGACCGCCATTTGCAGCGCCGTCCACTGGGAGAGGACGAGAGAGATCCCTTCTCGAAGAAGAACCAGAGATTCCGGAGTGGGCATCGCCAGGGAAGGCCTTTCGTGACCTCCTCCATCATCGGAATCCATGGCCTCCGCTTCCTTCTCCCTGTTTCGCTCTATCACACGCGCTTCACCGGGATCAGGAGCGGTTGGAAGCCACTTATAGACGGGCGGGGTGGAGGTGGCGCGCAAATGAAGGCGCATTGGGGCACGTGAGATGCACGTGCAACTAGGACAAAACCACAAAACCCGTTTAAAACCTAAGTAGCCGAAACGAGTAACGAGAGCTCCGTCTCTCCGCCGGCTCCTCCACCGCCATCGCCATGACCAAGTTCCGGAAGCTTGGCCGCCCGGCTGCCCACCGCGTCTCTATGCTCAGGTTACTCTCTCCCGCCCCTATCTTTTCCCACGCTTCCTGAGTCCATTTCTCGTCCTTTTTAGTTTGggctccctttctttcttgctaatCTCTGGAAGCTGTCTTTTAGGACCATGGTCTCTCAGTTGGTGAAGCATGAACGCATCGAAACTACCGTCGCGAAGGTACTTCTCTCCTTGTCCAGTTTCTGGGTTTAGAGATCGAGGTTACAATTGGGGCGGGATGTGTGGCATTTGTTCGAGCAGGTGGTGATCATTTGATTTGTGAAAATTAAGTTGTTGTCTTTGTTGTGATGATTGCAGGCAAAGGAAGTTCGTCGTGTTGCAGATAACATGGTGCAGCTTGGCAAAGAGGTCCTTGCAATACTTTGATGCTTTAGTAATTATTTTCACCGATCGGATTCCGTCAAGTTTAGATTCCTAACAACCCTCATCATTAAGTTCGGAACATGTGAAACTTGCAATAATGGATCACAAAGCATCGCAATGTGGAATGAGACatgagtatattgttacttctaatAGTGCAATTaatttgggattttttttttttttttttttttatacatctTCCTATGTTCAAGTGCCTGACGGCC contains the following coding sequences:
- the LOC105042298 gene encoding pre-rRNA-processing protein TSR2 isoform X1, which gives rise to MRLHLRATSTPPVYKWLPTAPDPGEARVIERNREKEAEAMDSDDGGGHERPSLAMPTPESLVLLREGISLVLSQWTALQMAVRNEWGGRDSGRKSEELASTLLSWFSQSRTRLYVDDLENILDENMVLSFNTTIEDGSVEEIAEQLMIMHEDCLQGNYDSIEKLKLIHVKHAVSQSRQVNHAIGERSE
- the LOC105042298 gene encoding pre-rRNA-processing protein TSR2 isoform X2, which encodes MRLHLRATSTPPVYKWLPTAPDPGEARVIERNREKEAEAMDSDDGGGHERPSLAMPTPESLVLLREGISLVLSQWTALQMAVRNEWGGRDSGRKSEELASTLLSWFSQSRTRLYVDDLENILDENMVLSFNTTIEDGSVEEIAEQLMIMHEDCLQGNYDSIEKLKLIHVKHAVSQSRQVKDQNEEES